GAATCTATTTAATTATGAAAAAATACAACCTTCAGCTAAAAAATATCAGGGATATATAAAAATATGATGCACACCATTTATTTAACAATAAGAACATTTTTCAACAACTGATTTCTTTTCCGTATCTTCCTTTCCTGTTGCCCAGAGACTTGGAAGGCTATGAGATAATTGATAAAGGGATACAAAGTCTTTCACCTCTCTGTTCTGGTTTGAAAACAGTTTGGGATAAGTGTATCTGCAAATCATTACTATCTGAAGGGTGTCTAGTAGCTGTACAGTATATAAAGTGCATTTTTAGTCTCAATCCACCTGGGCAGATGTCCATATCATAGAAAATCACCTTCATAATTCACAAAGGCTGGTGTTTTCTTGTTGTCTGTCTCAACAAAGAGGCCCCAGACTGAACTGCCCATGGACTCCTGGATGTAGCATGTGTACACTTGGGTTGGAGACCCACTGGTATAACAGTGTGGGGAAGTCTGGATTGATGCTGCTCGTGCTGTATCTAATTTATGGATACATTTGTTCTCAGTGCTGTCAGTCTGATTTATTTCACAAGCACCTGAATTCATTTTTAAGAGGTAAGCACGATCTCCTTTAAACTGTGGAATTATAGAAGAGTTTTAAATATTTGAGTTGTCTTGGCACCACTGTGCAGTATTGACCACTTTAAGATGCATTCGCAACCAGAACTCCCCAATGAATATGAACTAGAATCTTGAGTTTGTAAATTAAAATTTCTTTCAAACAAAATGTCTTTGATgcatagatttcccccccccccccccaacacacgcaTTCCAGAGGCCTTGACGCTTCTTATTCTCCCAAAGATGAAGATGTATTTTCCAAAACAGCACAGTTCCCCTTAGCACAGTTCCCCTCACCATAACAGGTAACTGTGAAGGGTTTCAAGAGCACCAACAGATCAGCACATGTACCAATTATCTTCTATATTGTGAGCAAGGCAGCATCTGAGACACACATTGACCAATTCTGGGAgttacaattttgtttttatctggcaattcctttccttttcttttttcctgttctcttgagttttggggggtggggtgaagagagagagagagagtgtgtgtgtgtgtgtgtgtgagagagagagagagagagagagggtaacagtttcaaaagcacctaaatgatttaggagactaaaccctgttttcaaaagtgatttaggtacTTTGGAGCCTAAATCCaaactcctaagtgcctaagtcattcTGAAAATGGGGCCTAGACctctaagtcacttagggtcttttgaatttttttactcAGGATCTTTAACTATAAGAGATTTGGTGGGATGGTCATATATTGTGAATCAGTTGTCTCAGAGAAGTCCATGGTAGCTCTAAATGAAATCTGCTTGAGAATGTCACCAGGGGCTATGAAGGTCTAAGTGGCAATGTAAAATTCCATTCTAATCATCCTATAAGGTACATTAGTCATGAAAGGTATGTTTTAAAACTCTGTGGTCAATTGATCAATCTTCTAGGAATCAGAAAATCACAAAGAAGTATGCTTCAAAAGAATTTTGAAAGTGGATAAAATAATCCAATATTCCACAGCAGTATATATTAATTTGAACAGAGATTAATCTAACAAACTAGGACCGCAGGATTGTGTTCTTCAGAAATCAGGGCATGAAGCAAAAGACTGAATCTTGCTATAGAGTATTGACCACAATTTCCTAGCATCATAAATGTAAAAGTAAACAAATACCTGGTTTAGATTTGAGTGAAGTGGTCAAAGATTTTCTATTACCCATTTTCCATTTCTGTCTGTCAGAATTgttacaattatttaaaaaaaaaaaaaaaaaaagtctcaccctctctctctctctctttttttttttttttttttaaagctgcttgGTTCTAATGAGtgctataattttttttatccCTGATGGTCTCAGATTAAGCTTGTTGGATTAGTCAGGTTTAGGCTCTAGTGAGGCCACATCATACTACATTTTGTAAGGACATGATGATTTTGAGTAATTCCAAATGTCTTTAGAAGGTGATATTGAGGCTCTTGCTCCGTTAATCATGTTTCCACTATTTTTCTCATCTCCACACTGCCATCATTTTTAGGCCCTTACACAAATTGATACATTATTTTTCACAAGACCTCTTGAAACTGGCTAGCATTTATTTCAATTAATTTAAAAGGCTTGTCTGTGTGGAAAGAAAACCATGAGGAAGTTGCATCAGAACTACAGTCATTATTTTTTTGTGTCTAGTGCTGTTGAGAGAGGTTTTTATGTAATTACTACATGTGCGGATTTCAAAAAGCACTCAGCATCagcgttggcctaactctgctgccCTTGAAGAcattggtaaaactcccacttCAGTGGAAGGAGAGTTAGGCCAAAAGTGAAAATTCTACCTTACCAAACTAGGAACGTGGCAGCCTCATGCTGGTACAACTACATGAGGTCTCTGAAGTATCTGTATAGAACCCGTTACATTCTGGCAGAATGTAGGCAGTAAAGACTTGCACCAAAGTGTCCAACTGTATCAAAGTGTCAACGTTTAGTATGACAGTATTACAGGATCGCTTTCCAAAATTAGCTATATAATTTTCCCTCTCCTTTTGAGAGTACCTTGATATTTATCTTTGtcatttctctttcctttcctctccacctTCTTCCTCATTGAAGAAGGGATGTAGCAACACACAGCTTTGGAGAAGTGATTAGTTCCTCATCTATACTTGTTCTCCAAATTGGTATCGTCCATAAATCTCTCATCCACCTACATCTTTTCTTAAGTTCCTGTcataaggtttttttgtttgtttggagacATAGTAAAGAGTTATGGGTAGGTGTCAGCCAAAAGAGCTGACAATTGGGGTTTGTGACAGTCTCGTTATTCACCTAAACTATACACACATCGCCAAATGGTGACAACCGGGAAGGGGGAGATGGTTGTGAGGGAATGCAAAGAGAACAAAGTTAAGCTTTCAAAGCACCCCTAATACATGCTCTGAATGCTACATACATAGAGCAGAGGGTACTGTCTTTAGAAAGCATCATTTATGGGTAAGTAATTTTATCTTTGATACTAAGCAGTGAAATAATTATTACAACAATTTTTTTGGTAGCATAATGCAGGCTTTATAGAATTCTGTATACATTGGACCTGTTTCTCCACTGCCATGTAccctgtgtagtcatttacacccagGGAATACTGATACAACGTGATTTCAAATCAGAATAGTAGCATTTTGCACCcatgttgcacaggtgtaaatacaCAAGGTGCTAGGTAGTGGAGAATCAGAATCACGGTGTCTGTTTTAAATATAGCACTCATTTTTAAGGTCATCCTGTGCCACTGTTATTCCAACTTGCCTTgagagttttctttttaaaaataaattgagcaACTAGAGCAGGATCTTTTTTTAAGATTTGCTTTCATTCTCATTTGGTCTAGAGGGTACAGAATCTACAATGGGCCACTCTATTGAAAGCTGCTTTTTAATTTGATATCTGCAGCAGCACAAGTTGAAGTCTTCAGTGTACGAATTCCAGGGTACTGCAAGCTGTACTTCCATGTACAGTGCCAGCATAACTGTGCCGAATATTAATACATTTCTTTCCGTTTTCCTTCTGTCAGCTGCAATAGTCCATTTGCTTTAAGGCCCCAGTcaaaacaccactgaagtcaatgagagtcttcaGTGGCCTTTGGGGAAGATTCTTAAAGCAATGGACTGAGCTTGCTCTGTTGTGAAAGTTATCTTAATTTCTTCAACTGTAACAATTAAGGGCAATTCTCAGATATAACTAAAAGGCAAGTTACAGATTAATGCACTAAGGATGAATCTGTGAGTGTTTAATGCACATCTGTAGAttacatttcaaatgaaaatgtattGTTCCTATTTTGGAATGACAAGAAGGGTTTAATAATTAATATGTGACGTGTCTTGTTATGTTATGTACACAAATAGTATACTTATCTTTTTTCAAATACccctttaaatattttcttaaccTAAAATATGGGAGCAGGGGTGTtgtttgtgtgtctgtttgtGTTTAAATAAAGTGTATAATTTTAAGAATATGTGAaaatcaatgttttgtttttctggtttaagtaaatatttgatttcatttgctGTTTGGCTTGATATTTATGTGCCTTTTAATACAAACTTTATTTTGACAGTCATTGGCTGTTAACAGGTGTTTTAAGTGGAGTTTTGAATATTGTCAGATTATTTTCCatataataaatctgttttaaggATACATTTTAGCAAATCACAGTGCTAGACCTCATTACAGCACTATATAAATGATGTATAGTGGATCTATCATTGCCGTTCAGTTGACACATTTAATTTAACAAGAGATGTCAAGTTTCTATGGTGGTGGGTAGAGAAACGGGGAGGGAAAGTGCCATCCATGTTACTTTAACATGAGCTGTAGCATAgtgcaaaaatgatacattctATCAGAACTGGCGGCTTTTGCTTTCTCAAAATTGAAGGGCAGGGCAAAATCACTCTTTTTTGGGAAGAATGACACTTTTTGCAAATCAGGTTTCAAATTACTCTATGCTGAGCAAAAGCAAAATCTTGTCACGGTTGGTGATGATAAATTgtgtcaaagaaaaaaattctcttaCAGGcaattttttgtgggtttttaatCTTGTTCATGAGTAGTGTCTGGGAGCTCAATAGGAAGAGCTTGAGGAAAGAGGAAGCTCATGAGAGACTTCAGAGGAAAAGCACAGAGAGAAATACTAAAGAACATATGGTTTAATGCTTCAGTGCTGTTCGTTTTTTCTCACTTTTTCCCCATGAATTtgagtttggaaaagaaaaagcCCTTTCTTCAGTTTGTGGTTTTAGGGATTCTGAGTGTGGCCCAgtgatcaaaaagaaaaaaaaatccaccatgaATGAATATGTGGACTCATTCGTTTCAGTTTTGACGTTTTGTGCTAGATTGTGACATTACATTTTGCCATGAGTAAGGGGCTGCCTTGCCCCAAGAGCACATGAGGGAATGGTCTGTGAGAATTAAAAATTTGTTCTCTGGTCTCTGTCTGAGCAATCAAGGAACCAGGGATCTGCTACTGGTCTATTTCAGTATCGGATTGTTTCCCACTCCATGCCAGTTGGGTGACTAAACTTCTCTGTTCTACAATGGCAGATCTGAGAACAGAATTCAGATCTCCTGACACCCAATCTGATGGCCCATCTTCAGCAGCATGCTGTGCAGCCCAGAGTATATTTATGCCTACTGGTAGGTTCAAAGCTTAAAAGGAGACTGTCACTAATTGCCCACCCAGAATGATGAGGATCATActtaagcttgtctctctcaaggCACATCCCCTCTCTTCCTATGCTCCACTCTTTTTTCAACCTGTGTTTTCAAGCAAGGTACATAGTACTGGTTGGTGTGGAGAACTATGcttaaactctctctctctctctctctctctctctctctctgagcctcCACAACACCCACCACACACTGCTGTGCATCAAGCAAGGTCATGCAGGATTAAGGCCTATGTACAAATGCCAGTGGTGTTTTCTCAGAGTGATATTTGCATATTAGCACATTCAGGATTCTAGAGGCACCATCTATTGGTAAATGCTCAGCGATTACATTGGTTTCTTTGCAATATGGATTAATAGCAAGCTCTGCAAAAAAAGAATGTCCTTTGTAGATCATCATTCACActggtttgtttttaatagatTCTGAGTGTCCTTGTGCTCCAAAATGCGAATTTGGTGCTTCAAACTTTCTTTCTAGTCGTTCTGTTAATaaagggaaactttttttttttttagatatttaataagatatttttttcaaatcagtacaaaaaatttaaatacaaaaattattTGCTATTGACATATCTCATACATATTCTGGAAACTCACCAAAGTCACCAGTGTCTGGTAAACTGTCCATTGCCACCAACATTCCATAAAATATCTGAGATCACGCACCGCACTACAGTCATTGCAGTGCTGTGTTGGTAATACACTGCATTAAACTCTGTATTTAAATAATGGTCATGCcagttaaatctttttttttttttttccctgcatgGAAGTACCTAGTTCATTTTGAATTAAATTGGGTTGCATTAGTCAAGACATAGAAGATGTGTTCAGCCTACTTTTAAACTAATGCAATAGTGTGATGTGCAACACTGAAAAGGGAAACACATAAAAGTACAGTAttaagatatttttaaattaatctcaGTAATTAATTTTTTGCTGTGAGATTAGCACCATTGTTGAACAGACAGTACCTTGTAAAAATGTTGcttcccccacatacacacacatttgatGCCTATGTATGCTAATATACAAACCTAGGCAATAGGTaacaaaacataaataaaaagaactgGAAATCAGTTATTAAATGAAATTGTTCTCAGATGAGTGATAGAGTTTAAGGCTAGTAGGGACtattagattatctagtctgacctcctgtatatcagagGCCCCCAACacctctcagcacccccacacaaTGGAAATGAGACAAAAGTAAAAGAGTTTGCTTGATCCTTATTACAGATTAAAATTATTGGACAATCTCAAACcagtttatttattattaagcaaAAAGAGCAAGTGCCACTTTTGCTGTACGTTCATTAATAAGCTAATTTTGGCTGAATCCCAGAACAAGCGCATTCTCTTAAAAGCCAAACAGAATGCAGTTTCTTAGCAAAGGTATGGGAAAGTGCGTGTCTTTATACTGCACTGATGTTCGTTGGCCAAAATGctacattattttaataatttggcATAACATATCTAAAGTCATTAGACTAAAACCATATCTCAGGTCTACCATGTCTACCTTCTGCTTTGTAAATATATATGGAGGCTTCTTGAATGCTGTGGTATTAGGGGTTGATCTATTGCCCCCTGAAGTTGATGGCAATTTTCCTTTTGATTCCAATGGCTGTTTGGATAAAGCCCTCAGCTAGCAGTGAATTAAAATTCTCTTGTGCTAACATTCTTTTCCATCTTACGTGTTTTATTAGAAGAAACTGTTCTGTGATACTGTATGTGGGGAAAATAAGGATTTCAGCTAAGAGAATTTTTGCTTATGGTGCAGGTTTAGAtaaaacctgcttttaaaaaaaaaattattcaaactttatatatatataaaatatatataatcagATCATTTCATACTGACACATTCTGTTTATTTTAAGTTATCTTTTCACCTCGCTCTTTAGATCAATGTTCAGTTAAATAGGCAACAGGAGTGAGTGATGTATGCAAGATTTGACCCTTAATACTGCATTATTGTGAATGAAACGAAGTAAGTATGGTATCACAGAAATATATAATGTACAGCTAATATGTCCCCATTGGATACAGAACAACTGTTATGAACCTGATACACATCATTAAATATGTTCACCACACCATTTTTATAACAAGCTGTGCATAATGTGAAACTTTGTGTTTCATTTGTTGTACAAGAGGGATCTAAAACTGTCAGTAAATGCATCTTTCAATGGTATAAAAGTTTGAAGCAGAGGAACAGAGTTGTGATTTTGtctgggggtttgttttgttttgttttgtttttgtttttacataggATACAATAAATATCCTGAGAAAGATGAGTGAACATATTGCCCAGCATAGAGTCCCGCTGCCTGTTCAGATGGCATCTGAATATAAACTTTGTCTCCAGGCATCAGCTGAATGACGGTGCTTCCAGAAGCTTGGTCCAGGAAACCTTTTTTATATTCATCGTATGTATACATCAATGGCTCATTGTTCTTGTACAAAGCTACCCAGACGCTGGCCCCTTTACAGTGAACATGGTAGGCAAAGTAGTAAATCCCAGGGATCTCACAGGTGAAGATACCAGTCAGTGGGTTATAGTTCTGCCTGCCATTGTAGAGAAGCTTGTCAAATTTCACAGGCACCCCTACCCGTGGGAAGGGTGTGGTGAGTTCTGCTGTGAATGCAGGCATTTCGTAGACAGCGCCACCATTCTTGCCTTTCTTGCCCATATAGCCAGGTGGGGTCTTCACTCCATCGATGCCAGGCCCCATCTCTGGCAAATATTGTCCAATGGCCGGTGGGGTGGGTGGGATTATTACTGGAGGACCAGGTGGACCTGGAGGCCCTGGAGGACCCTGGAGACCCGGCTGGCCAGGTGGACCAAGTGCCCCAGGTTTTCCTGGTGGTCCTTGCAGCCCTGAAACACCAGGTTTCCCTACTCCTGGAAAGCCTGGTGGACCGGGTACACCTGGTTCTCCTTTAGGTCCTGGAAGTCCAGGTGGTCCGATTGGGCCACTGGGTCCTGCGATACCTGGGATTCCAGATGGACCTTGATGGCCTTGATCACCGGGGATTCCAGGTTCCCCTTTAGGTCCTAATTGCCCAGGAACACCAGGCAGGCCTGGCAAACCTTTGTGACCAGCTTCTCCCTTTGGCCCCATTGGACCAGGTAGTCCTCTAAGACCTGGGGGTCCTACTTCCCCAGGAAAACCTGGCTTTCCTGGGAAACCTTGTAGGCCAGGCTCACCTTTTGGACCAATAGGTCCTTGAGGCCCTACAGGTCCACCTTCTCCTTTTGGTCCTGGGAAACCAACAGCACCAGATGGCCCCATTACTCCTGGTAATCCTGGTTGACCTGGCTCCCCGGGAGGCCCACCCATGCCAGGAGGACCCATGTGCCCTTTCTCACCTTTAGGCCCCAGTGCTCCAGGGAAACCACCCATGCCACGATCACCTTTAGGCCCAGGAAATCCTGGTTTCCCAATTCCTGGTAGGCCCGGGGGCCCTGGTAAACCCGGCAAGCCTTGTTCCCCCTTTCCACCTGGGAATCCAGGCTGGCCTGGGATTCCATCTTGACCTGGTTTTCCAACACCTGGAAGGCCAGGTGGACCTTGAACCCCAGGTGCCCCAAGAAGACCTTGTGGCCCTTGTTCACCTGGAAGTCCCGGTTTACCTATAGGTCCCTGTGGTCCTGGAAACCCAATCATTCCTGGTTTGCCTATCCCTGGGAGTCCAACTGGACCTGGAGGGCCAGGTAGCCC
The Emys orbicularis isolate rEmyOrb1 chromosome 1, rEmyOrb1.hap1, whole genome shotgun sequence DNA segment above includes these coding regions:
- the COL8A1 gene encoding collagen alpha-1(VIII) chain codes for the protein MAALLAPVQLLAVAVTVYLELVRSIQGGVYYGIKQLPPQIPQYQALGQQVPHMPLGKEGIPMQHMGKEVPHMQYGKEYPHLPQYMKEIPQLPMLGKEMVPKKDKEIPLASLRGEQGLPGEPGPRGPPGAPGLPGHGVPGAKGKPGPQGYPGIGKPGMPGMPGKPGAMGLPGSRGEMGPKGEIGSMGIPGPQGPPGPPGLPGIGKPGVQGLPGQPGVKGEPGMKGPPGLPGLQGPKGEKGIGIPGLPGLKGPPGLPGPPGPVGLPGIGKPGMIGFPGPQGPIGKPGLPGEQGPQGLLGAPGVQGPPGLPGVGKPGQDGIPGQPGFPGGKGEQGLPGLPGPPGLPGIGKPGFPGPKGDRGMGGFPGALGPKGEKGHMGPPGMGGPPGEPGQPGLPGVMGPSGAVGFPGPKGEGGPVGPQGPIGPKGEPGLQGFPGKPGFPGEVGPPGLRGLPGPMGPKGEAGHKGLPGLPGVPGQLGPKGEPGIPGDQGHQGPSGIPGIAGPSGPIGPPGLPGPKGEPGVPGPPGFPGVGKPGVSGLQGPPGKPGALGPPGQPGLQGPPGPPGPPGPPVIIPPTPPAIGQYLPEMGPGIDGVKTPPGYMGKKGKNGGAVYEMPAFTAELTTPFPRVGVPVKFDKLLYNGRQNYNPLTGIFTCEIPGIYYFAYHVHCKGASVWVALYKNNEPLMYTYDEYKKGFLDQASGSTVIQLMPGDKVYIQMPSEQAAGLYAGQYVHSSFSGYLLYPM